Proteins encoded together in one Calderihabitans maritimus window:
- the flhF gene encoding flagellar biosynthesis protein FlhF, whose amino-acid sequence MKIKRYVVRNMHEAFEVIRRDLGPEAVIISSRKIRENGLWGFFAPKKLEVTAAVDNLALQKQKAQQDSETQELRREIAEMKALLHRMSQRKESEASEETNNSLVGKWQKILQDLDINKEIIQELLEGIEEQLNLSEEENDSLIQEALVSRMADLLEPDTPTEGNSRILAFIGPTGVGKTTTLAKLAAQFALFQRKRIGLITIDTYRIGAVEQLKTYAEILGVPVDVVMTPKELKAAVGKHQDKDVILIDTAGRPSKNTMQIQELRGFIEAIKPVETFLVLSCTTKDRDLLRIVDDFKVIDYHKLIFTKTDETETLGSIVNVAYTCKLPVAYITNGQNVPDDIEEANPQKLAKMILGAVG is encoded by the coding sequence ATGAAAATTAAACGGTACGTAGTAAGAAACATGCATGAGGCTTTTGAAGTTATTCGAAGAGATTTGGGACCGGAAGCAGTAATCATCAGCAGTCGAAAGATTAGGGAAAACGGGTTGTGGGGATTTTTTGCCCCCAAAAAACTGGAGGTAACGGCGGCAGTTGACAATTTAGCCCTTCAAAAACAGAAGGCTCAGCAGGATAGCGAGACGCAGGAATTAAGACGGGAAATAGCCGAAATGAAGGCTCTGTTACATAGAATGAGCCAAAGAAAGGAAAGCGAAGCCTCGGAGGAGACAAATAACTCTTTAGTGGGAAAATGGCAGAAAATCCTGCAGGATCTTGATATAAATAAAGAAATTATCCAGGAGTTGTTGGAAGGAATTGAGGAACAACTCAATTTGTCGGAAGAGGAGAATGACAGCCTTATACAGGAGGCGCTGGTTTCCCGGATGGCCGATCTCCTGGAACCGGATACCCCAACGGAGGGAAACAGTCGCATCCTTGCTTTTATAGGACCTACCGGTGTGGGCAAAACTACCACGCTGGCTAAACTGGCAGCACAATTTGCACTGTTCCAGCGAAAGAGGATCGGGTTGATCACTATTGATACTTACCGCATTGGAGCGGTAGAACAGCTTAAAACCTATGCAGAAATTCTTGGGGTTCCGGTGGATGTGGTAATGACTCCTAAAGAATTAAAGGCGGCGGTGGGAAAACATCAGGATAAGGATGTTATCCTAATTGATACCGCTGGAAGACCATCCAAGAATACTATGCAGATTCAGGAACTGCGGGGATTTATAGAGGCCATCAAACCGGTTGAAACCTTTTTGGTTCTCAGTTGTACTACTAAGGACCGCGATTTACTGAGAATTGTTGATGATTTTAAGGTTATCGACTACCATAAGTTGATTTTTACCAAAACCGATGAAACGGAAACATTAGGTAGTATAGTAAACGTAGCTTATACCTGTAAGCTTCCGGTAGCCTACATCACCAACGGGCAAAATGTACCCGATGACATTGAGGAAGCTAATCCCCAGAAGTTGGCAAAAATGATTTTGGGGGCAGTGGGTTGA